The Arachis ipaensis cultivar K30076 chromosome B10, Araip1.1, whole genome shotgun sequence DNA window NNNNNNNNNNNNNNNNNNNNNNNNNNNNNNNNNNNNNNNNNNNNNNNNNNNNNNNNNNNNNNNNNNNNNNNNNNNNNNNNNNNNNNNNNNNNNNNNNNNNNNNNNNNNNNNNNNNNNNNNNNNNNNNNNNNNNNNNNNNNNNNNNtgtttcttttatctcttttcCGTTCTTACTTTTCGGTGGGTTTGGTATGAATGTGAATATGatctttgcttctttttttttctctcttggtTCTTCAGGAATCCGACAATATCAGAGGGTGAAAACCAACGAGAGGTACTCTACAGTTCTAAtctgatcaaggcactcattttaTGTGAACTGTTTCAAACACTTCTAAAACTCTGTAGATTTGTGTTAGTTCTATTTTTCTTGAAGGTGAGGATATAAATATGAGCATTTCACATGCTGCTGATTCTATTGGTTTGAAAGAGATACCAAGATATGAAGTTAAAATTATTGAGGAGGATGACTGGATGAAAGGAGCTCAGGTCAGTTTTCTTCTTGGTTTCTGTTTAATAGCTAACTGCTAATTGTTTGGTTTCTATTTAATAGCTATTAAATTTACTGCGTTCTTTACTTAGCATTCTTATTCGGAGAATgatcacttattcatattatgaAAAAATGTCAGTGCGAGAATGCCTTTGGTGTACAGTAGAGTTCATTTTCATTCTTACTTTGTTTCCTTGAACATCTGTGTGGAAAGCTAAATATTATAACCGTCTCTATCATATTCACATATTTTAACTGTCTTTTTTTGGTTAATTGATAGAACATATGACAGATATAAATTTTCAGAGACATTTTGATATGACATGTTCTGTACTTATTGGGCCTTAtatagggtttggggtttaattATTAAGTTAGTATGAAAGAGCATATTATTGATGTAATAGAATCAGTTGAGAAATTAATCAAATGAGAGTTTAGGAAAGCAATTCTAGACCTTCTGCAGTTTCATATTCACCAATAATAGACCTTTTGCAGTTTGGTGCTGCCTTTGCCATTGGAGTCGATATAGATTCACAAGCAATTGCATCAGCATCTGAAAATGCTACTCTGAATAACATCAGACCAGACAAGCTACAACTGCACTTGATTGCAAGCCAAACTTCTTCATCCTGCAGGGATGACTGGCCATCTAGAGTTGTCGAGGGAGAAAATGCTTTTGAGATAGACAGAGTCACTCACAAGGATAAATATGATGTGGTCATCGCAAACATACTTTTAAATCCTCTGTTAAATCTTGCTGATCAAATTATCTTTTCTGCAAAGCCTGGAGCAATTATTGGTCTCTCTGGAATCTTAAGTGAACAGGTAGTTTAAATGTTCAATTAATTCTCATTATCGATTTTCTTTATTCGGAATGCAGCTATCTCTTTACTGCCAAATGCAGATTCTTGTTGGTGGAACTGCTTCGAATCACATTCTCCTCCTAAATTCATCTCCTTTGTTCCTTATGCAGGTCCAGAACTTATTACAGAAATATTCACTATTCTTAGAAGGCATAGAAGTGTCGAAAATGGATGACTGGGCCTGTGTGAgtggcagaaaaagaaag harbors:
- the LOC107624352 gene encoding uncharacterized protein LOC107624352 (The sequence of the model RefSeq protein was modified relative to this genomic sequence to represent the inferred CDS: added 82 bases not found in genome assembly); the encoded protein is MLAEAILSFGASSVTMNEDDVCPDTDEVCVSSIFLEGEDINMSISHAADSIGLKEIPRYEVKIIEEDDWMKGAQFGAAFAIGVDIDSQAIASASENATLNNIRPDKLQLHLIASQTSSSCRDDWPSRVVEGENAFEIDRVTHKDKYDVVIANILLNPLLNLADQIIFSAKPGAIIGLSGILSEQVQNLLQKYSLFLEGIEVSKMDDWACVSGRKRKNIDIC